A portion of the Meriones unguiculatus strain TT.TT164.6M chromosome 11, Bangor_MerUng_6.1, whole genome shotgun sequence genome contains these proteins:
- the LOC110546206 gene encoding metallothionein-1-like, with translation MEPNCSCSAGSSCTCSSSCVCKNCKCTSCKKSCCSCCPVGCSKCAQGCVCKGQSDKCTCCA, from the coding sequence ATGGAACCCAACTGCTCCTGCTCCGCCGGCAGCTCCTGCACCTGCTCCAGCTCCTGTGTCTGCAAGAACTGCAAATGCACCTCCTGCAAGAagagctgctgctcctgctgccctgTGGGCTGCTCCAAGTGtgcccagggctgtgtgtgcaagGGCCAGTCAGACAAGTGCACATGCTGTGCCTGA